The following proteins are encoded in a genomic region of Actinomycetes bacterium:
- a CDS encoding type II secretion system F family protein, with the protein MALLFILGLGAMFAGVILALTAMGVSGQRNTVDRSLAAVQAISSVPTELQRDVDRPFTERIGEGVVGWLRSVGRHITPQDKMAALRRKLDLAGNPSGWTMDRVVALKALGLMLGGGLGVMLPLLAGSFAWATVLGIGLAVLGYFLPNIVLYQIAYSRSQEIQRGLPDALDLLTVSVEAGMGFDAALANVARNTDGPLAEEFFRVLQEMQLGSGRLEAMRALSDRTDVRDLQSFINSMIQADAFGIPIANVLRVQAKEMRIKRSQRAEEAAQKVPIKILVPLIFFILPALLVVVAGPAGISVMQNLL; encoded by the coding sequence ATGGCACTGCTATTCATTTTGGGGTTAGGCGCAATGTTCGCCGGGGTGATTCTTGCGCTTACTGCCATGGGAGTTTCCGGACAGCGCAATACCGTGGATCGTTCACTTGCCGCAGTGCAGGCAATCTCGTCGGTCCCGACGGAGTTGCAGCGAGATGTGGACCGTCCCTTTACCGAGCGAATCGGAGAAGGTGTGGTCGGTTGGCTGCGGTCTGTGGGACGACACATTACCCCGCAGGACAAGATGGCGGCACTGCGGCGAAAGCTGGATCTGGCTGGCAACCCCTCGGGCTGGACTATGGACCGAGTCGTGGCGCTCAAAGCATTAGGGCTGATGTTGGGCGGCGGCCTCGGAGTGATGTTGCCGCTGCTCGCTGGTTCATTTGCCTGGGCAACGGTCTTGGGGATCGGTTTAGCGGTCCTGGGGTATTTCTTGCCCAATATAGTGCTCTACCAGATCGCCTACAGCCGCAGTCAAGAAATCCAACGGGGTCTTCCTGACGCGCTGGACTTGCTGACCGTATCGGTTGAAGCAGGCATGGGTTTTGACGCCGCGCTAGCCAATGTGGCCCGCAATACTGACGGGCCGTTGGCCGAAGAGTTCTTCCGAGTACTGCAAGAGATGCAACTCGGCAGCGGCCGGCTAGAGGCGATGCGAGCCTTGTCGGACCGAACCGATGTGCGGGATCTGCAATCCTTTATTAACTCCATGATTCAGGCAGACGCGTTCGGTATTCCGATCGCCAACGTCTTGCGGGTGCAGGCAAAGGAGATGCGGATAAAGCGCTCGCAACGGGCGGAAGAGGCGGCCCAAAAAGTGCCGATCAAGATCTTGGTCCCGCTGATCTTCTTCATCCTGCCGGCACTACTAGTGGTCGTAG